Proteins from one Rosa chinensis cultivar Old Blush chromosome 7, RchiOBHm-V2, whole genome shotgun sequence genomic window:
- the LOC112180187 gene encoding gamma-interferon-responsive lysosomal thiol protein, whose protein sequence is MASALFFTCLITCSVFLLTIPCYVANQKVTLSLYYDSLSTSCATFIVKNLAKIFDDDLITILNLRLVPWGDAYANKSNNSTAFCQHRPDGCKLNFLEACAIDVMHDVNKHFALIYCIEFLAIEGRHKEWETCFSSLGLPKKPTLDCYNSSNATKLEQNYGNETMHLNPPLKFVPWLVLNDQPIGNDYENFAGYVCKAYKGNIVPVACQSVHLKQKTE, encoded by the exons ATGGCCTCTGCTCTATTCTTCACTTGTCTCATTACCTGTTCAGTGTTCTTGCTTACTATTCCTTGTTATGTTGCTAATCAGAAAGTTACTCTCTCGCTTTACTATGACTCTTTGAGCACATCTTGTGCTACCTTCATCGTCAAGAATCTTGCTAAGATTTTCGATGATGATCTCATCACCATTCTCAATCTCAGACTGGTTCCTTGGGGTGATGCATACGCCAACAAATCGAACAACAGCACCGCTTTCTGTCAG CATAGGCCAGATGGGTGTAAGTTGAATTTTCTGGAAGCATGCGCTATCGATGTTATGCATGATGTG AACAAGCACTTTGCTTTGATTTACTGCATAGAATTTTTGGCCATAGAGGGAAGGCACAAGGAGTGGGAAACTTGCTTCAGTTCATTGGGACTGCCTAAGAAACCCACTTTGGATTGCTACAACAGTTCAAATGCAACAAAG CTTGAACAAAACTATGGCAATGAAACCATGCACCTCAATCCACCTCTAAAGTTTGTACCGTGGCTGGTTCTGAATGATCAACCTATTGGAAAT GACTATGAAAATTTTGCTGGCTATGTGTGCAAGGCTTACAAAGGTAACATTGTGCCCGTGGCATGTCAGTCTGTACATTTGAAGCAGAAGACAGAATAG
- the LOC112177843 gene encoding uncharacterized protein LOC112177843, translated as MMMSSIVKKLLFCGAKGFPSISDSDDSRVVPMTQAGQVRVCVGRDIDLMCKFEMEANYLNHPLFQSLLELSAEQELGYSYDGALRIACDVDLFHYLLHLLETSNPSAHYMELSDLISKFYTNAIYN; from the coding sequence ATGATGATGAGTAGCATTGTGAAGAAGCTCTTGTTCTGTGGAGCAAAAGGGTTTCCCTCCATTTCAGACTCAGACGACTCTCGAGTAGTGCCTATGACACAAGCCGGTCAAGTCCGTGTGTGTGTTGGAAGAGACATTGATCTGATGTGCAAGTTTGAGATGGAAGCCAATTACCTAAACCACCCACTCTTCCAGAGTCTACTGGAGCTCTCCGCCGAGCAAGAGTTAGGTTATTCCTACGATGGAGCCCTAAGAATAGCGTGTGATGTCGATCTGTTCCACTATCTTCTTCATCTCCTTGAAACCAGCAATCCCTCCGCCCATTACATGGAGCTTTCCGATCTCATTTCCAAGTTCTACACTAATGCTATCTACAATTAG